In Candidatus Binatia bacterium, the genomic window CAAGACCTCGGAATTCGGCCATCGCTACGACCGGGCTGTCGATTTGGTGGTGAAGTCCGCTGTCTTTGCCGGCATGGGTGTCGGCGTGGCACGCGCCACGGGCACATCCGAGCCGATCTGGATGGGCCTTGTTTGCGGGGCTGCCTTCGTGGCGATCTTCGTCGGCCATGATCAGATCAACGCGCGGACGCGCATGGGCATTCCCGACCAACCGGCCTCGGGCGGCTTCGAGATCGAAGACATCCTTTATCTGATCGGCCCGATTACCTGGCTGGGGGGGTTGGCCGGTTTTTTGTGGATCGCGAGCTTCGGGGCCCCGGTCTATGCCGCTATTGTCTGGATCCGATTCTGGCGTCTGCCGATGTCCGATCGTTGATCTAGAACCGGTAGGAAAGCTCGGCACCGAAGGTTCGCGGCGGCGAATACAGAATGCTGTTGAACCCGAGGGCGGCCACCGGGATCGAGCCGGTACCGTAGATCTCGTTGGTAAGATTCCTGCCCCAAAGAGCGATCTGGCCTTGGTCGTTCCAGAAATCATAGGACAGTCTGGCGTTGAACACGCCGACGCCAGGTTGCTGGCCCGAGGGAAGTTCGGGTCCGTTGAGGTGAACCGCGCTGCGGTAATACCATTCCACCCGCGGGGTCAGCCATCCGGAGAGAAGCGCCTGGTCTCCAATCTCGAGGGGGAAGGAATACTGAGCGGCGATCAACGTGTTGAACTGGGGGACATTGTTGAACGTTTCGCCCGCGCGGTTGATCGGCGAATCATCGATTTCGCTGGTCGAGATGAACTCATCGAAGCGTGCGTCGAGAAGGCCTACATTCCAGGTCAATGCGAGACCCTCCAGAGGGCGTGCGAGAAACTCGAATTCAGCCCCGCGCGACTTGGAGTCAGCGGCGTTGGCATTGATGGGAAGGATCTGGAGACAACCGGGGTCCTCCTCGGTTGCGCAGGGGATCGATTTGACCGTGAGGACTTGCATGTCCTTATACTTGGCGAGAAAGAATGAAAAATTGGCCGTGAGGCGGCGGTCGAACCAGATGGTCTTCAGGCCGATCTCGAAAGAGTCCACCGTTTCGGGATCAAAGGTGGGCAGGGGTTCTTCTTTCGGGAATCCGCTACCGGCGCGAGCGTTAAAGCCGCCGCCCTTGAATCCGCGGGCATACGTGAAGTAGCCCATCATATGATCCAGCATTTCCGGTTGCAGATCTTCGGGTAGCGTCATGGCGACGCTGCCCATCGGCGTCCATGCATCAAAATCCTTCGAATCGTTACTGTCCTGGGTGATGTCCTCTTCGGGAATGGGCACGCCCCGGGCCGCCTCCTTGGTCTGGTTGGGGTCAGCTAGATTCCAGTTGAAAAGAGAATACCCCTGATGGTCGAGGGTCCAGCGCAGCCCACCCGTCGCGCTTAACCAGTCGGTTATATCCCAGGTCGCCTGCCCGAAGACGGCGAGGGTGTAGTTGTCCACCTTGCGGTCGGCATTGCTCGCGGCACCCGGCAAATAGAACGGAGCGCCATAGAGGGCGTTAGTTCCGCTTAGTTCGCGCGCCTGATCGGCCAGATAATAGAATCCGCCCACCCAGGAGAGGCGTCTATCGAAACTCGAGCCGATGGCCTGAAATTCCTGGCTGATCTGTTTGGAGCGGAAAGGTGCACCATCGATCACCAACGGCCCACCCTTGATCGCGATCTCCACTACACCACTGTCGGTCAGGTCGAAGTCACGCTGGGTGCGGTCCTGTTGCTGCCGCCAGGCCGTGATCGACTTGAGAGATAACTCGTCTGTCCATCCCAGATCCGAGAGGTCCCACTCAATGGTCGCCCATACGCCGTAGCTTTCAAGATCCGAGAGGCCGGGTAGATCCGAGTAGAATGTCAGCAGGTCTGCGTCTTCTGATTTTCGACAGTTGTCGGCAAACCCGGGCACCAAATCACCCGGGGTGCCCGGTCCCTCGCCGTCCTTGTCGATCAGAAAGC contains:
- a CDS encoding CDP-alcohol phosphatidyltransferase family protein, whose product is MTKSWDSRLARALVRPLVHTAVHPNHLTTLSLLVGLSGAVSFGLGSSLSIALGAGLYMLSMFLDHTDGELARLSGKTSEFGHRYDRAVDLVVKSAVFAGMGVGVARATGTSEPIWMGLVCGAAFVAIFVGHDQINARTRMGIPDQPASGGFEIEDILYLIGPITWLGGLAGFLWIASFGAPVYAAIVWIRFWRLPMSDR
- a CDS encoding TonB-dependent receptor — encoded protein: MMKTFLCGVSGFILVFLVPGTTVLAQQESPAEYIESIETETDTGGAADEADAAVAQADVPQDESVVGLDNQERQQIEQIVVTARKRAELLEETPISVTALGENALRESNITRLNQITELVPNLQFDSDGGTSSTARVYIRGIGINDTIMTNQPGVGIYVDGVYMARSQGSVLDVVDVAQLEVLRGPQGTLFGKNTAGGAINITTIKPQQEFGGWVQVRPGNYGRIDTRLVLDVPIDLGWFEDKLFTRFSFASLYHDGYQYNAARDDYWSNQNTLAFQGAVRFLPTDNIVVDISGNYSRNHAKPRGGHCFLIDKDGEGPGTPGDLVPGFADNCRKSEDADLLTFYSDLPGLSDLESYGVWATIEWDLSDLGWTDELSLKSITAWRQQQDRTQRDFDLTDSGVVEIAIKGGPLVIDGAPFRSKQISQEFQAIGSSFDRRLSWVGGFYYLADQARELSGTNALYGAPFYLPGAASNADRKVDNYTLAVFGQATWDITDWLSATGGLRWTLDHQGYSLFNWNLADPNQTKEAARGVPIPEEDITQDSNDSKDFDAWTPMGSVAMTLPEDLQPEMLDHMMGYFTYARGFKGGGFNARAGSGFPKEEPLPTFDPETVDSFEIGLKTIWFDRRLTANFSFFLAKYKDMQVLTVKSIPCATEEDPGCLQILPINANAADSKSRGAEFEFLARPLEGLALTWNVGLLDARFDEFISTSEIDDSPINRAGETFNNVPQFNTLIAAQYSFPLEIGDQALLSGWLTPRVEWYYRSAVHLNGPELPSGQQPGVGVFNARLSYDFWNDQGQIALWGRNLTNEIYGTGSIPVAALGFNSILYSPPRTFGAELSYRF